A stretch of Numenius arquata chromosome 11, bNumArq3.hap1.1, whole genome shotgun sequence DNA encodes these proteins:
- the UNC45A gene encoding protein unc-45 homolog A isoform X1: MEEAVTAGQLRERGNALFQAGDHAAALAAYTRALSLCDAGTERAVLHRNRAACYLKLEDYAKAEADASKAIEADGRDMKALFRRSQALQKLGRLDQAVSDLQRCVSLEPKNKAFQEALRALGSSMHEKMKTMSCTDSKVQQMFQILLDPEEKDADKKQKAAQNLIVLAREEAGAEKIFQSDGVRLLTQLLDTAKADLMLAALRTLVGLCSGHRSRTMAILAELGAPRLSAVLGVEHEQVSLAACNLLHVMFDSLKEGLQKDFRGKEDAVVLDSSKDLKLLIKHLLELLALEGASAHGRDNALNLLIKVVPRKSPKETNNSMSLWVIDQGLKKILEVGSTVCGAPGSLPVTENSRMSASVLLSKLYDDLKCDAERENFHHLCEDYVRSWFEGHELAGKLRAIQAVSCLLQGPSDAGNRVLELEGIMDSVLSLCASVCEAHQLVAVEALIHAADKAKRASFITANGVSLLKEIYKHSERDSIRIRALVGLCKLGSAGGTDFSMKQFAEGSTMKLAKQCRKWLCNEAIDAGTRRWAVEGLAYLTFDADVKEEFVEDKAAMQAMFHLAKSEDRSVLYAVASTLVNCTNSYDHEEPDPQMLELAKYAKQHIPEQHPKDKPDFVKRRVRKLLAAGVVSALACMVKSENPALTNSCRELISRVFLALVEEAEDRGGVVAQGGGKALIPLSLEGTEVGQTKAAQALAKITITSNPEMAFPGERIYEVVRPLVSLLHLQRTGLENFEGLMALTNLAGISERLRQKILKEKAVPMIEGYMFEEHELIRLAATECMCNMAMSKEVQELFLAEGSDRLKLMVLYSGEEDEKLRRAASGTLAMLTALHPPICKRIPQVTVHWLEILQALLLSPSVELQHRGAVVVMNMMAAEREVAAQLIASEMLEILSVLAKDKDKPRVAQAAKESLAQAVAYGLIKPNPGQE; this comes from the exons ATGGAGGAGGCG GTGACGGCGGGGCAGCTCCGGGAGCGGGGCAACGCGCTCTTCCAGGCGGGGGACCACGCCGCGGCCCTGGCCGCCTACACGCGGGCGCTGAGCCTCTGCGACGCCGGGACCGAGCGAGCCGTGCTGCACCGCAACCGGGCCGCCTGCTAcctgaagctg GAGGACTACGCCAAGGCAGAGGCTGATGCATCTAAAG CCATTGAAGCCGACGGCCGGGACATGAAGGCGCTGTTCCGCCGCAGCCAGGCGCTGCAGAAGCTGGGACGCCTGGACCAGGCTGTCAGTGACCTGCAGCGGTGTGTCAGCCTGGAGCCCAAGAACAAGGCCTTCCAGGAGGCCCTGCGCGCCCTGGGGAGCAGCATGCACGAGAAA ATGAAGACTATGTCCTGCACGGACTCGAAGGTACAGCAGATGTTCCAGATCTTGCTGGATCCTGAAGAAAAGGATGCGGACAAGAAGCAAAAG GCTGCTCAGAACCTGATTGTGCTGGCGCGAGAGGAGGCCGGAGCAGAGAAAATCTTCCAAAGCGATGGTGTGCGGCTGCTGACACAGTTGCTGGACACGGCCAAGGCTGACCTGATGCTGGCGGCCCTGCGCACCCTGGTGGGGCTGTGCTCCGGCCACCGCTCCCGG ACCATGGCCATCCTGGCGGAGCTGGGGGCCCCCCGTCTCTCGGCGGTGCTGGGTGTGGAGCACGAGCAGGTTTCCCTGGCTGCCTGCAACCTCCTGCACGTGATGTTCGATTCCCTGAAGGAGGGGCTGCAGAAGGACTTCCGTGGGAAGGAGGATGCGGTGGTGCTGG ATTCCTCCAAGGACCTGAAACTGCTGATCAAGCACCTGCTGGAGCTGTTAGCTCTGGAAGGGGCCTCTGCGCACGGCCGTGACAACGCCCTCAACCTGCTCATCAAGGTGGTGCCCAGGAAGTCGCCGAAGGAGACCAACAACAGCATGAGCCTCTGGGTGATCGACCAGG GCCTGAAGAAGATCCTGGAGGTGGGAAGCACAGTGTGCGGCGCCCCGGGCAGCCTGCCCGTGACGGAGAACAGCCGGATGAGCGCCTCGGTTCTGCTGAGCAAGCTTTACGACGACCTGAAGTGTGATGCTGAGAGGGAGAACTTCCACCACTTGTGCGAGGACTACGTTAG GAGCTGGTTCGAGGGGCACGAGCTGGCGGGAAAGCTGCGGGCCATCCAGGCAGTgtcgtgcctgctgcaggggccctCAGACGCCGGGAACagggtgctggagctggagggcaTCATGGACAGCGTGCTGTCCCTCTGTGCCTCCGTCTGCGAGGCCCACCAGCTGGTCGCGGTCGAGGCGCTGATCCACGCTGCTGACAAGGCCAAACGCGCCTCCTTCATCACCGCCAATGGCGTCAGCCTGCTCAAGGAGATCTACAAGCACAGCGAGAGGGACAGCATCCGCATCCGGGCACTGGTG gGGCTCTGCAAGCTGGGATCTGCCGGAGGCACCGACTTCAGCATGAAGCAGTTTGCCGAGGGCTCCACCATGAAGCTGGCCAAGCAGTGCCGCAA GTGGCTCTGCAATGAGGCCATCGACGCGGGCACCCGGCGCTGGGCGGTGGAGGGCCTGGCCTACCTCACCTTCGACGCAGACGTCAAGGAGGAATTCGTGGAGGACAAGGCGGCCATGCAGGCCATGTTCCACCTGGCCAAG TCGGAGGACAGGAGCGTGCTCTACGCCGTCGCCTCCACGCTGGTGAACTGCACCAACAGCTACGACCACGAGGAGCCGGACCCCCAGATGCTGGAGCTGGCCAAGTACGCCAAGCAGCACATTCCGGAGCAGCACCCCAAG GACAAGCCAGACTTTGTGAAGCGCCGGGTGCGGAAGCTGCTGGCGGCCGGCGTGGTGTCGGCTCTGGCCTGCATGGTGAAGAGTGAGAACCCAGCGCTCACCAACTCCTGCCGGGAGCTGATCTCCAG AGTGTTCCTGGCACTGGTGGAGGAGGCGGAGGATCGGGGCGGTGTGGTTGCACAAGGAGGAGGCAAG GCTCTCATCCCGCTGTCCCTGGAGGGCACCGAGGTGGGGCAGACCAAGGCAGCTCAGGCCCTGGCCAAGATCACCATCACCTCCAACCCGGAGATGGCCTTCCCTGGAGAGCGG ATCTACGAGGTGGTCCGACCCCTGGTCAGCCTCCTGCACCTTCAGCGCACCGGCCTGGAGAACTTCGAGGGGCTGATGGCGTTAACCAACCTGGCTGGCATCAGCGAGAGGCTGCG GCAGAAGATCCTGAAGGAGAAGGCCGTGCCCATGATCGAGGGCTACATGTTTGAGGAGCACGAGCTGATCCGACTGGCGGCCACCGAGTGCATGTGCAACATGGCCATGAGCAAGGAG gTGCAGGAGCTGTTCCTGGCTGAGGGCAGCGACCGGCTGAAGCTGATGGTCCTGTACAGCGGGGAGGAGGATGAGAAGCTGCGGCGGGCAGCCTCGGGGACCCTGGCCATGCTGACTGCCCTGCACCCCCCCATCTGCAAGCGCATTCCCCAAGTG ACGGTGCACTGGCTGGAGATCCTGCAGgccctgctgctgagccccagcgtGGAGCTGCAGCACCGCGGGGCCGTGGTGGTGATGAACATGATGGCGGCCGAGCGGGAGGTGGCCGCGCAGCTCATCGCCAGCGAGATGCTGGAGATCCTCTCCGTGCTCGCCAAGGACAAGGACAAGCCACGGGTGGCCCAGGCGGCCAAGGAGAGCCTGGCGCAGGCCGTGGCTTATGGCCTCATCAAGCCTAACCCCGGCCAGGAGTGA
- the UNC45A gene encoding protein unc-45 homolog A isoform X2, translated as MKALFRRSQALQKLGRLDQAVSDLQRCVSLEPKNKAFQEALRALGSSMHEKMKTMSCTDSKVQQMFQILLDPEEKDADKKQKAAQNLIVLAREEAGAEKIFQSDGVRLLTQLLDTAKADLMLAALRTLVGLCSGHRSRTMAILAELGAPRLSAVLGVEHEQVSLAACNLLHVMFDSLKEGLQKDFRGKEDAVVLDSSKDLKLLIKHLLELLALEGASAHGRDNALNLLIKVVPRKSPKETNNSMSLWVIDQGLKKILEVGSTVCGAPGSLPVTENSRMSASVLLSKLYDDLKCDAERENFHHLCEDYVRSWFEGHELAGKLRAIQAVSCLLQGPSDAGNRVLELEGIMDSVLSLCASVCEAHQLVAVEALIHAADKAKRASFITANGVSLLKEIYKHSERDSIRIRALVGLCKLGSAGGTDFSMKQFAEGSTMKLAKQCRKWLCNEAIDAGTRRWAVEGLAYLTFDADVKEEFVEDKAAMQAMFHLAKAGSEDRSVLYAVASTLVNCTNSYDHEEPDPQMLELAKYAKQHIPEQHPKDKPDFVKRRVRKLLAAGVVSALACMVKSENPALTNSCRELISRVFLALVEEAEDRGGVVAQGGGKALIPLSLEGTEVGQTKAAQALAKITITSNPEMAFPGERIYEVVRPLVSLLHLQRTGLENFEGLMALTNLAGISERLRQKILKEKAVPMIEGYMFEEHELIRLAATECMCNMAMSKEVQELFLAEGSDRLKLMVLYSGEEDEKLRRAASGTLAMLTALHPPICKRIPQVTVHWLEILQALLLSPSVELQHRGAVVVMNMMAAEREVAAQLIASEMLEILSVLAKDKDKPRVAQAAKESLAQAVAYGLIKPNPGQE; from the exons ATGAAGGCGCTGTTCCGCCGCAGCCAGGCGCTGCAGAAGCTGGGACGCCTGGACCAGGCTGTCAGTGACCTGCAGCGGTGTGTCAGCCTGGAGCCCAAGAACAAGGCCTTCCAGGAGGCCCTGCGCGCCCTGGGGAGCAGCATGCACGAGAAA ATGAAGACTATGTCCTGCACGGACTCGAAGGTACAGCAGATGTTCCAGATCTTGCTGGATCCTGAAGAAAAGGATGCGGACAAGAAGCAAAAG GCTGCTCAGAACCTGATTGTGCTGGCGCGAGAGGAGGCCGGAGCAGAGAAAATCTTCCAAAGCGATGGTGTGCGGCTGCTGACACAGTTGCTGGACACGGCCAAGGCTGACCTGATGCTGGCGGCCCTGCGCACCCTGGTGGGGCTGTGCTCCGGCCACCGCTCCCGG ACCATGGCCATCCTGGCGGAGCTGGGGGCCCCCCGTCTCTCGGCGGTGCTGGGTGTGGAGCACGAGCAGGTTTCCCTGGCTGCCTGCAACCTCCTGCACGTGATGTTCGATTCCCTGAAGGAGGGGCTGCAGAAGGACTTCCGTGGGAAGGAGGATGCGGTGGTGCTGG ATTCCTCCAAGGACCTGAAACTGCTGATCAAGCACCTGCTGGAGCTGTTAGCTCTGGAAGGGGCCTCTGCGCACGGCCGTGACAACGCCCTCAACCTGCTCATCAAGGTGGTGCCCAGGAAGTCGCCGAAGGAGACCAACAACAGCATGAGCCTCTGGGTGATCGACCAGG GCCTGAAGAAGATCCTGGAGGTGGGAAGCACAGTGTGCGGCGCCCCGGGCAGCCTGCCCGTGACGGAGAACAGCCGGATGAGCGCCTCGGTTCTGCTGAGCAAGCTTTACGACGACCTGAAGTGTGATGCTGAGAGGGAGAACTTCCACCACTTGTGCGAGGACTACGTTAG GAGCTGGTTCGAGGGGCACGAGCTGGCGGGAAAGCTGCGGGCCATCCAGGCAGTgtcgtgcctgctgcaggggccctCAGACGCCGGGAACagggtgctggagctggagggcaTCATGGACAGCGTGCTGTCCCTCTGTGCCTCCGTCTGCGAGGCCCACCAGCTGGTCGCGGTCGAGGCGCTGATCCACGCTGCTGACAAGGCCAAACGCGCCTCCTTCATCACCGCCAATGGCGTCAGCCTGCTCAAGGAGATCTACAAGCACAGCGAGAGGGACAGCATCCGCATCCGGGCACTGGTG gGGCTCTGCAAGCTGGGATCTGCCGGAGGCACCGACTTCAGCATGAAGCAGTTTGCCGAGGGCTCCACCATGAAGCTGGCCAAGCAGTGCCGCAA GTGGCTCTGCAATGAGGCCATCGACGCGGGCACCCGGCGCTGGGCGGTGGAGGGCCTGGCCTACCTCACCTTCGACGCAGACGTCAAGGAGGAATTCGTGGAGGACAAGGCGGCCATGCAGGCCATGTTCCACCTGGCCAAG GCTGGG TCGGAGGACAGGAGCGTGCTCTACGCCGTCGCCTCCACGCTGGTGAACTGCACCAACAGCTACGACCACGAGGAGCCGGACCCCCAGATGCTGGAGCTGGCCAAGTACGCCAAGCAGCACATTCCGGAGCAGCACCCCAAG GACAAGCCAGACTTTGTGAAGCGCCGGGTGCGGAAGCTGCTGGCGGCCGGCGTGGTGTCGGCTCTGGCCTGCATGGTGAAGAGTGAGAACCCAGCGCTCACCAACTCCTGCCGGGAGCTGATCTCCAG AGTGTTCCTGGCACTGGTGGAGGAGGCGGAGGATCGGGGCGGTGTGGTTGCACAAGGAGGAGGCAAG GCTCTCATCCCGCTGTCCCTGGAGGGCACCGAGGTGGGGCAGACCAAGGCAGCTCAGGCCCTGGCCAAGATCACCATCACCTCCAACCCGGAGATGGCCTTCCCTGGAGAGCGG ATCTACGAGGTGGTCCGACCCCTGGTCAGCCTCCTGCACCTTCAGCGCACCGGCCTGGAGAACTTCGAGGGGCTGATGGCGTTAACCAACCTGGCTGGCATCAGCGAGAGGCTGCG GCAGAAGATCCTGAAGGAGAAGGCCGTGCCCATGATCGAGGGCTACATGTTTGAGGAGCACGAGCTGATCCGACTGGCGGCCACCGAGTGCATGTGCAACATGGCCATGAGCAAGGAG gTGCAGGAGCTGTTCCTGGCTGAGGGCAGCGACCGGCTGAAGCTGATGGTCCTGTACAGCGGGGAGGAGGATGAGAAGCTGCGGCGGGCAGCCTCGGGGACCCTGGCCATGCTGACTGCCCTGCACCCCCCCATCTGCAAGCGCATTCCCCAAGTG ACGGTGCACTGGCTGGAGATCCTGCAGgccctgctgctgagccccagcgtGGAGCTGCAGCACCGCGGGGCCGTGGTGGTGATGAACATGATGGCGGCCGAGCGGGAGGTGGCCGCGCAGCTCATCGCCAGCGAGATGCTGGAGATCCTCTCCGTGCTCGCCAAGGACAAGGACAAGCCACGGGTGGCCCAGGCGGCCAAGGAGAGCCTGGCGCAGGCCGTGGCTTATGGCCTCATCAAGCCTAACCCCGGCCAGGAGTGA
- the UNC45A gene encoding protein unc-45 homolog A isoform X3, whose amino-acid sequence MKALFRRSQALQKLGRLDQAVSDLQRCVSLEPKNKAFQEALRALGSSMHEKMKTMSCTDSKVQQMFQILLDPEEKDADKKQKAAQNLIVLAREEAGAEKIFQSDGVRLLTQLLDTAKADLMLAALRTLVGLCSGHRSRTMAILAELGAPRLSAVLGVEHEQVSLAACNLLHVMFDSLKEGLQKDFRGKEDAVVLDSSKDLKLLIKHLLELLALEGASAHGRDNALNLLIKVVPRKSPKETNNSMSLWVIDQGLKKILEVGSTVCGAPGSLPVTENSRMSASVLLSKLYDDLKCDAERENFHHLCEDYVRSWFEGHELAGKLRAIQAVSCLLQGPSDAGNRVLELEGIMDSVLSLCASVCEAHQLVAVEALIHAADKAKRASFITANGVSLLKEIYKHSERDSIRIRALVSEDRSVLYAVASTLVNCTNSYDHEEPDPQMLELAKYAKQHIPEQHPKDKPDFVKRRVRKLLAAGVVSALACMVKSENPALTNSCRELISRVFLALVEEAEDRGGVVAQGGGKALIPLSLEGTEVGQTKAAQALAKITITSNPEMAFPGERIYEVVRPLVSLLHLQRTGLENFEGLMALTNLAGISERLRQKILKEKAVPMIEGYMFEEHELIRLAATECMCNMAMSKEVQELFLAEGSDRLKLMVLYSGEEDEKLRRAASGTLAMLTALHPPICKRIPQVTVHWLEILQALLLSPSVELQHRGAVVVMNMMAAEREVAAQLIASEMLEILSVLAKDKDKPRVAQAAKESLAQAVAYGLIKPNPGQE is encoded by the exons ATGAAGGCGCTGTTCCGCCGCAGCCAGGCGCTGCAGAAGCTGGGACGCCTGGACCAGGCTGTCAGTGACCTGCAGCGGTGTGTCAGCCTGGAGCCCAAGAACAAGGCCTTCCAGGAGGCCCTGCGCGCCCTGGGGAGCAGCATGCACGAGAAA ATGAAGACTATGTCCTGCACGGACTCGAAGGTACAGCAGATGTTCCAGATCTTGCTGGATCCTGAAGAAAAGGATGCGGACAAGAAGCAAAAG GCTGCTCAGAACCTGATTGTGCTGGCGCGAGAGGAGGCCGGAGCAGAGAAAATCTTCCAAAGCGATGGTGTGCGGCTGCTGACACAGTTGCTGGACACGGCCAAGGCTGACCTGATGCTGGCGGCCCTGCGCACCCTGGTGGGGCTGTGCTCCGGCCACCGCTCCCGG ACCATGGCCATCCTGGCGGAGCTGGGGGCCCCCCGTCTCTCGGCGGTGCTGGGTGTGGAGCACGAGCAGGTTTCCCTGGCTGCCTGCAACCTCCTGCACGTGATGTTCGATTCCCTGAAGGAGGGGCTGCAGAAGGACTTCCGTGGGAAGGAGGATGCGGTGGTGCTGG ATTCCTCCAAGGACCTGAAACTGCTGATCAAGCACCTGCTGGAGCTGTTAGCTCTGGAAGGGGCCTCTGCGCACGGCCGTGACAACGCCCTCAACCTGCTCATCAAGGTGGTGCCCAGGAAGTCGCCGAAGGAGACCAACAACAGCATGAGCCTCTGGGTGATCGACCAGG GCCTGAAGAAGATCCTGGAGGTGGGAAGCACAGTGTGCGGCGCCCCGGGCAGCCTGCCCGTGACGGAGAACAGCCGGATGAGCGCCTCGGTTCTGCTGAGCAAGCTTTACGACGACCTGAAGTGTGATGCTGAGAGGGAGAACTTCCACCACTTGTGCGAGGACTACGTTAG GAGCTGGTTCGAGGGGCACGAGCTGGCGGGAAAGCTGCGGGCCATCCAGGCAGTgtcgtgcctgctgcaggggccctCAGACGCCGGGAACagggtgctggagctggagggcaTCATGGACAGCGTGCTGTCCCTCTGTGCCTCCGTCTGCGAGGCCCACCAGCTGGTCGCGGTCGAGGCGCTGATCCACGCTGCTGACAAGGCCAAACGCGCCTCCTTCATCACCGCCAATGGCGTCAGCCTGCTCAAGGAGATCTACAAGCACAGCGAGAGGGACAGCATCCGCATCCGGGCACTGGTG TCGGAGGACAGGAGCGTGCTCTACGCCGTCGCCTCCACGCTGGTGAACTGCACCAACAGCTACGACCACGAGGAGCCGGACCCCCAGATGCTGGAGCTGGCCAAGTACGCCAAGCAGCACATTCCGGAGCAGCACCCCAAG GACAAGCCAGACTTTGTGAAGCGCCGGGTGCGGAAGCTGCTGGCGGCCGGCGTGGTGTCGGCTCTGGCCTGCATGGTGAAGAGTGAGAACCCAGCGCTCACCAACTCCTGCCGGGAGCTGATCTCCAG AGTGTTCCTGGCACTGGTGGAGGAGGCGGAGGATCGGGGCGGTGTGGTTGCACAAGGAGGAGGCAAG GCTCTCATCCCGCTGTCCCTGGAGGGCACCGAGGTGGGGCAGACCAAGGCAGCTCAGGCCCTGGCCAAGATCACCATCACCTCCAACCCGGAGATGGCCTTCCCTGGAGAGCGG ATCTACGAGGTGGTCCGACCCCTGGTCAGCCTCCTGCACCTTCAGCGCACCGGCCTGGAGAACTTCGAGGGGCTGATGGCGTTAACCAACCTGGCTGGCATCAGCGAGAGGCTGCG GCAGAAGATCCTGAAGGAGAAGGCCGTGCCCATGATCGAGGGCTACATGTTTGAGGAGCACGAGCTGATCCGACTGGCGGCCACCGAGTGCATGTGCAACATGGCCATGAGCAAGGAG gTGCAGGAGCTGTTCCTGGCTGAGGGCAGCGACCGGCTGAAGCTGATGGTCCTGTACAGCGGGGAGGAGGATGAGAAGCTGCGGCGGGCAGCCTCGGGGACCCTGGCCATGCTGACTGCCCTGCACCCCCCCATCTGCAAGCGCATTCCCCAAGTG ACGGTGCACTGGCTGGAGATCCTGCAGgccctgctgctgagccccagcgtGGAGCTGCAGCACCGCGGGGCCGTGGTGGTGATGAACATGATGGCGGCCGAGCGGGAGGTGGCCGCGCAGCTCATCGCCAGCGAGATGCTGGAGATCCTCTCCGTGCTCGCCAAGGACAAGGACAAGCCACGGGTGGCCCAGGCGGCCAAGGAGAGCCTGGCGCAGGCCGTGGCTTATGGCCTCATCAAGCCTAACCCCGGCCAGGAGTGA
- the RCCD1 gene encoding RCC1 domain-containing protein 1: MAAPRRAWLLFGFSTEEAAGEPGPGPGPRRLESGPEGIRRLWPAWSYVVVETGAGLELRSAGLRRRLPGWAEALPSETHLVLRGPAAARGWRRAEALRGDLRGEPAWSRDLPPGPGRPPPLPLLPGGGFATPRPPFFAPLPAGVRARRLALGHEHAVVLGDAGEVHAWGGGRHGQLGHGTLESEPQPRLVEALAGVPMQAVAAGGWHSASISEAGDLYVWGWNESGQLALPSKALAEERAQEEDTGGAGDAELRPPQEQQAAEDAAFISIQAFPALLDLPQELEVTQVSCGSRHTAVVTRGGELYTWGWGKYGQLGHGDNASSDQPRRVQHLVAEGLRAEEVVCGPWTTYVCVLEP, encoded by the exons ATGGCGGCTCCGCGCCGCGCCTGGCTCCTTTTCGGCTTCAGCaccgaggaggcggcgggggagccGGGCCCGGGTCCGGGTCCGCGGCGGCTGGAGTCGGGCCCCGAGGGGATCCGCCGCCTGTGGCCCGCCTGGAGCTACGTGGTCGTGGAGACCG GCGCGGGGCTGGAGCTGCGGAGcgcggggctgcggcggcggctgccgggcTGGGCCGAGGCGCTGCCCTCGGAGACGCACCTGGTGCTGCGGGgaccggcggcggcgcggggctggcGGCGAGCGGAGGCGCTGCGGGGCGACCTGCGGGGCGAGCCCGCCTGGAGCCGGGACCTGCCGCcgggccccggccgccccccgccgctgccgctgctgcccgGCGGCGGCTTCGCCACCCCGCGGCCGCCGTTCTTCGCCCCGCTGCCCGCGGGGGTGCGGGCCCGGCGGCTGGCCCTGGGCCACGAACACGCCGTGGTGCTGGGCGACGCCGGGGAGGTCCACGCGTGGGGCGGCGGCAG GCACGGGCAGCTCGGCCATGGGACCCTGGAGTCGGAGCCGCAGCCGCGGCTGGTGGAGGCCTTGGCCGGTGTCCCCATGCAGGCGGTGGCAGCTGGAGGGTGGCATTCGGCCAGCATCAGCG agGCAGGAGACCTCTACGTGTGGGGCTGGAACGAGTCGGGGCAGCTGGCCCTGCCCTCCAAAGCGCTGGCAGAAGAGCGGGCACAGGAGGAGGACACGGGGGGTGCAG GGGACGCTGAGCTGAGGCCCCCCCAGGAGCAGCAGGCGGCCGAGGATGCCGCCTTCATTTCCATCCAGGCGTTCCCGGCGCTGCTGGACCTGCCGCAGGAGCTGGAGGTCACCCAGGTCAGCTGCGGGTCCCGGCACACTGCCGTCGTCACAC GAGGCGGGGAGCTCTACACCTGGGGCTGGG GTAAATACGGGCAGCTGGGACACGGGGACAATGCCAGCTCTGACCAGCCACGCCGCGTCCAGCACCTGGTGgccgaggggctgcgggcagaggAAGTGGTGTGCGGGCCCTGGACCACCTACGTCTGCGTGCTGGAGCCATGA